One Eubacterium sp. AB3007 genomic window, GTGTACTACACGGAGCTGGGAATGTCGGCCCGGTCCCGGCGCGAAGTATACCTGGGTACAGGCCTGGGGGTGCTGGCCCTGGTAGCCATCGTCGCCATCACCAGTACGGCGATCCTGCTGAATGCGGGAAACGTGGCAGCGCTGGATATTCCTACGCTCTACCTCGCCGTGCGGATCTCGCCGGTGCTTGGTGCGTTCTTCTCCGTGACGCTGGCGCTGGGGATCTACTCCTCCGCGGCGACAGCACTCTTTGTCATCGTGAAGACGGTGTCCGGCAATGTAGCTGTGGTTGCTGCCCACAGGAACCTGACTGCGGTGATCGCCACCGTCATTGCGACCACCATCGGGATCTTCAACTTCGGCAACCTTATCAGCGTATTCTATCCGCTGATGGGACTCATGGGGATCGTGTTTACTGCCTGCGTGTTCTGGCGCTGTGCACAAAGCCTTGCTTGCGCGGCCGGCCGCCACGGGTTGCCTGAAATTCCCCGTTGAATCCGAAACTGATCAGGTGTATACTGGATATGTAGTTGAATAGTCATGCTCTATCATGGCCTCGCAGGCGTATGGCGGCGGGGCTGAGGGAACCGGGTGGGAATCCCGGGCATATCACGGTGCTGTGAGTATAGGAGTCGCTTCCCATGGCGAAAGCCGGTCATTGGGGAAACCTGAGAAGGCGGGAGGCGGTGTGGGCTGAGGAAGGCCCGGCTGTACGAGCCAGAAGACCTATGATGGGAGATGGGTTTGAAAGATACGAGAAATAACGGTCGTAGCAGTGTTGCTGCGGCTTTTTTTCATTCTCTCGGAGGTAGAGCGGTGAAGGTAAGAAAGGAGTCCCAATGAACGTTAACTGGTTTAAGAATCCCGACAATGTAGTCTATGCCACCTGCGAGCAGTTTGCCGACAACTTTGGGAAGGAGACAGGCATCCCCGACCTGAAGAAGAAACTGGAGGCTTTTCATAATGACCCGGAGGCTACCGAGGAGAACCTGAAGGGCATGAAACGCACCTACCTGAAGCTGCTGGTCCCAAACAAGGTGTTCGACGAGAAGATCGACATGGGAGACAGCGTGTGGGTGTACATGGGAGAGAACTACGAGGCGTACTGCATCTACTGGCCGGAGGAGTAAGGCGTGATGTGAAAACGCGTCAGAAGTTTTGTCACGCCTGGAATTTCCTTCGTTTTGTTGGGGTGGTCCATTCTGAAGGAATGGCAAAAAAATATTCTTTGGAAGAAAAATCCTAATATTTGGAATATCCGAGCGGTTGGATTCCTTCAGATTACCTGAAACAAGCCATCTGAAGGAATATTTTTTTTGCTTTCCTTCAGAATACCCGAATTGAATTCTCCCAAGGAAAATGTTGAAGTGTGAGAAGGCAAGGGTTTGTTTTCTATCCACCGGTTTCCAGGAGAGGACTGCAGTCGGGTGGATTAGACTTGTCTACACTCTGGAACTGCCTCATTTTGAGACAGCACCTTTTTCGTGGAGGAAATCTACTTGCTGATATAGACTTTGCAGACCAGATTTGATACAATAAACGAATAGACTATAAGTAAACGAGGTGAGTATATTGACTGGTGCAGAAGCTATGGTGAAATGCCTGGAGGCAGAAGGGATCACCACCATCTACGGGTATCCGGGAGTGGCGATCGCGCCGTTCTACGACGGGCTCTATGATTCTTCGATCGAGCATGTACTGGTTAGGGAAGAACAGTCAGCGGGACACGCGGCCAGCGGATGGGCCAGGGTCTCCCGCAAGCCGGCGGTCTGTGTGACGACATCCGGTCCCGGGGCGACCAACCTGATCACGGCTCTGGCCACCTGCTATGCGGACAGTATTCCGGTGGTAGCCATCACGGGACAGGTTTCCAGCGATCTTCTGGGAAGGGATGTGTTCCAGGAAGCCGATATCACAGGCGCTACGGAGTCTTTCACCAAGTACCGTTACCTGGTGAAGAACGTGAACGACATCCCGCGTATCTTTAAGGAGGCATTCTATATCGCCTCCACTGGCAGGAAGGGACCAGTGCTGATCGATGTGCCCATCGACATCCAGATGGCGCCCCTGAAGAGGGAGTTCAACTACGAGGAGATCGAGGTGAGTATCCGCGGGTACAAGCCCCCCGGAAACAAGGGCAACAAACAGCAGATGCGGAAGGTCATCGCGGCCATCAACAAAGCCACCCGTCCACTGCTTTGTGCAGGAGGCGGCGTCATCCTGGGGGATGGCGAGGAGCAGGTGAGGGCTTTCTGTGAGAAATACAGCATCCCGCTGGTGCACACCATGATGGGGATGGGCGTGATGCCGAAGAAGCATCCGCTCTATTTCGGCATGCTGGGAAACAACGGCAAGCCATACGCGAACAAGGCGGTGGTAAACAGCGACCTGCTGATCATCGTGGGGGCGCGTATTGCGGATCGGGCAGTGGCCAAGCCCGGTAATCTGGAGCGCCAGGCGAAGATCATCCACATCGACATCGATACGGCGGAGATCGGCAAGCGGCTGGGTCCCACCATTCCTCTGGTGGGCGACGTGAAGGACATCTTCAACCAGCTGGCAGAGGAGGATATCCACATCGACACCCGGGAGTGGCTGGGGGAGTTGAACTCCATCAAACACGGTACGGTGGACACCCGCGTGTTCAGCGACAAGCTAGTGAACCCCAACTATCTGGTACAGGAACTGTCCGGTCGGATGGAGGAGGACGCTATCTATGTGGCGGATGTGGGACAGAACCAGCTCTGGTCGGCGGATAATTATGTCATGAAGAGCGGTCGGTTCCTGACCACCGGCGGCATGGGAACCATGGGGTATTCCATTCCCGCGGCCATCGGTGCCAAGATGTGCCAGCCGGACAAGCAGGTTGTTGCGGTCTGTGGCGATGGAGCCTTCCAGATGGCCATGAACGAACTGGCGACGGCCAGGGTCAACAACGTGCCGCTGAAGGTGGTCATCGTGAGGAACCGCGTACTGGGGCTGGTGCGTGAGTATCAGATGAACACCTACAAGGCTCGGTATGAGGGAATCTCACTGTACGATCTGCCGTACTACGATAAGATCGCAGAGGCTTACGGCATGGAATACTTGCATATCGAAAATAACGATGAGGTCATCCCGACCATCGAGAAGTTCCTCGCCATGGAGGAACCCTGTCTGATGGTGGTGGAAGTGGCGGATGATAACAACGTGAAATAGGAGGTACGTAATGAAAGGAATATTTTCTGTTCTGGTAGAGAACCAGGCCGGCGTACTCTCCCAGATCTCGGGGTTGTTCGCCCGGAGGGGCTTCAATATCGATTCTCTGGCGGTGGGAGAGACGGAGCACCACGATGTGTCCAGCATGACTATCGTATCCACCGGCAGCGAGCGCACCATCGACCAGATTGGCAAGCAGTTGAACAAGAAACTGGATGTCATCAAGGTCCGCAGGCTGGAGGAACTCCAGTGTGTCAGCCGGGAGATGATGCTGATCAAGGTGGGCTATACCGCCGCCAACCGCTCTTCGCTTGTGGAGCTCTGTCTGATCAACGATGCCAAGATCGTCCACATGAGTCCGCGGCACATGATGATTCAGATCACTGCAGAACCGGACGAGATTGAGAACTTTATTGAGCTGGTACGGATGTACGGGATCAAGGAGATCCAGCGAACAGGCACGGTGGCCCTGAGCAAGGAATGAGAGACGCGAAGCAAGGCGAGAGACCATACCCCGCAACACGATCATGGGTTGCGGGGTTTTGTTGTGGGGTGGCATCTCGGCAGAAGGCCGAGCCCTTCTTTGTGAAGAGTTTCTGAACTCTTTATAAAACAGGAGAAAAATGGTATCTTTGCGGGCGTTTGCGTGGTATAATCACTATGTATGGCTCTATTTTGAGCAATAGTATTTATATAAGGAGGACAAGCTGCCGATGCAAGCCCAGGAATTGGGAAAATACATAGCAGCGATGGTGTTCTTTCTGATCTTATCGGCGTACTTCTCTGCCACGGAAACGGCATTCACCTCGGTGAACCGGATCCGCCTGAAGAACGCGGCCAATGACGGGGATCAGAAGGCGAAGCGGGTGCTGCGGCTGACGGATCGCTATGACGACCTGTTGTCCACGATCCTGGTAGGGAACAACATCGCCAACATCGCCAACACGGCCATTGCCACGGTATTCTTTGTGAAGCTCTGCGGGGTTTACGGACCCACAGTTTCCACCGTGGTCATGACGCTGGTGGTGCTGATCTTCGGAGAGATCTCTCCGAAGAGCCTGGCCAAGGAATACCCGGAGAAGTTCGCAAACCTGTCGGCGCCTCTCATCGGAGGGTTGATGGCTCTCTTTGCGCCTATCAACTGGATCTTCAGCCAGTGGAAGAAGCTGCTAATGGTGATCTTCAAGGTGAACTCTGACAAGGGCATCACAGAGGAGGAGATCAAGACCATGGTGGAAGAGGCGGAGACGGAAGGGAACATCCTCTCTGAACAGAGCGAGCTGATCCAGAACGCCATTGAGTTCAACGACCTGGAGGCCTGGGACGTGTTGACCCCTCGGGTGGATATCCAGGCCATCGACATTGAGGATTCGGAAGAGGAAGTGGGGGCTTTGTTCAAGGACACCGGGTTCTCCCGGATGCCCGTCTACGAGGACGACCTGGACAAGATCCTGGGCGTTTTGAACCAGAAGGACTTCCACAACTTCATCGTAGGTACGGAGAAGACCATATCAGACTACGTCAAGCCAGTCGTCTTTGTGGCCGGCTCCATGAAATGCGCCGACCTGCTTCGGAAGATGCAGGCGAAGAAGTCCCAGATCGCCATCGTGGTAGATGAGTACGGCGGGACCGAGGGTCTAGTGACCATGGAGGACATCATTGAGGAACTGGTAGGCGAGATCTACGACGAACACGATGAGGTGGAATCCGATGAGATCACCAGGCTGCAAGACGGCAGCTACCGGATCCTGGGCCATACCAATGTAGAGAAGATGTTTGATTTCTTTGATGAGGAGATCGAGATGGATGCCACGACGGTGAACGGCTGGGTGGTGCGTGAGCTGGATCGTCTGCCCAAGGCGGGAGACGCTTTCGCCTATGATGATGGCGGGCAGATCTACCACGTGAAGGTCACCAAGGCAGATAACCGAAAGGCATTGGAAATCAATTTGAAGGTAGAAGAGAAACAGGAAGAGGAGACAGAGGAAAGGGGTAGATCATCGAAATGAGTTTACTTGAGAAGATATTCGGAGACCTCAACAAGCGGGAGGTCAAGAAAGTAGAGAAGATCGCGGCCAAGGTGGAGACCTTTGATGAGGCGATGCAGGCCCTCACAGACGAGGAACTGAAGGCCAAGACCCAGGAGTTCCGCGACAGGCTGGCAGCCGGGGAGACCCTGGATGACATCCTGCCGGAGGCGTTCGCGGTCTGCCGGGAGGGCGCCTGGCGAAGCATCGGACTGAAGCACTTCCATGTGCAGATCATCGGCGGCATCGTCCTGCATCAGGGCCGTATCGCCGAGATGAAGACCGGTGAAGGTAAGACTCTGGTAGCGACGCTACCGGTATACCTGAACGCGCTGGAGGGCAAGGGTGTCCACGTGGTCACCGTCAATGACTACCTGGCCAAGCGTGACTCCGAGTGGATGGGCAAGGTCTACTCCTTCCTGGGACTGACCGTGGGCTGCGTGATCCACGGCATCAGCGAGGAGGAGCGGCGGGATGCCTACATGGCGGACATCACCTACGGCACCAACAACGAGTTCGGTTTCGACTACCTGCGTGATAACATGGTCACCTACGAGGAAGAGCTGATGCAGAGAGAACTGCATTACGCCATCGTCGACGAGGTGGACTCCATCCTCGTGGATGAGGCCAGGACACCGCTGATCATCTCCGGTCAGGGCACAAAGTCCACCGACCTGTACCGTAAGGCGGATAAGTTCGTGAAGGAACTCACCAAGGACCAGGATTTTGAGGTGGAGGAGAAGGACCAGCAGGTATCCTTGACAGACGAAGGTGTGAGCAAGGCAGAAGCGTTCTTCGGGCTGGACAACTTCGGTGATCCCCAGAACATGGAGATCAACCACAACGTGCTGCAGGCCCTGAAGGCCAACAACCTGATGGAGCGGGATGTGGACTACATCGTCAAGGACGGAGAGATCGTCATCGTCGACGAGTTCACCGGCCGTCTGATGTTCGGCCGCCGCTACAGCAACGGCCTGCACCAGGCCATCGAGGCCAAGGAGCACCTGCGGGTGCGGTCGGAGTCCAAGACCCTGGCCACCATCACCCTGCAGAATCTGTTCCGCATGTACGACAAGCTGGCGGGCATGACCGGTACCGCCAAGACCGAGGAAGACGAGTTCCGGGACATCTACAACATGGATGTCGTGGTAATCCCCACCAACAAGCCGGTGATCAGAGAGGACAAGCCGGATGCCGTCTATCAGAAGGAGAGAGGCAAGTTCCACGCCATCGCCGACCGGGTGGCCGAGGTACACCAGACCGGACAGCCGGTACTGGTAGGTACCATATCCATCGAGAAGTCCGAGCTCATCAGTGATCTGCTGCGGAAGAAAGGCATCCAGCACAACGTGCTGAATGCCAAGCAGCACGAGAAGGAAGCGGAGATCGTTGCCGAGGCAGGCCGTAAGGGCATGGTTACCATCGCCACCAACATGGCTGGCCGTGGTACCGACATCATTCTGGGCGGTAACCCGGAGTTCGAAGCCAAAAGAGAGATGCGTAAGAAGGGCTACTCAGAGGAGGCCATCAATTTTGCCACCGGATTTGCCAGATCGGAGGATCAGGAGTTGCTGGATGCCCGGGAGGCCTATCAGGAGTATTACGAGGAATTCAAGAAGGAAAGGGACGTGGAGCACGACGAGGTCGTTGAACTTGGCGGACTTTGTATCATCGGTACCGAGCGCCACGAGTCCCGCCGTATCGATAACCAGCTGCGAGGCCGTGCGGGCCGTCAGGGAGACCCGGGCCAGACCCAGTTCTTTATCTCCCTGGAGGATGAGCTGATGAGGCTCTTCGGCGGTGAGCGGATGCAGAACATGGTGGCCAGGATGGGTCTGGAAGAGGATGAGGCTATCGAAGCCAAGATGCTCTCCCGCTCCATCGAGAGTGCCCAGAAGAAGGTAGAAGGCCGCAACTTCGGTATCCGTAAGTACGTGCTGCAGTACGACAACGTCATGAACAAGCAGCGTGAGATCATCTACAACGAGCGCCGGAAGGTTCTGATGGGTGAGGATCTGCGGGAGTACATCACCAACATGACCCACGACCTCATCGACAGCGTCATCGACCCCATCACCATGGAGTCCAAGTACCCGGAGGAATGGGACTTTGAGGCCATGAACAAGGGGCTGCGCCGTATCGTCCGGTCCTTCCGCGGGAAGGACGAGTACAGCACCGACGAGCTGGTGCGCATGGATGCCGACAGCCTGAAGGAGGATGTCTACCAGCAGTTCGAGGCCATGTACCAGGCCAAGGAAGCAGAGATTGGGCTGGAGCCTATGCGTGAGGTAGAGCGCATGATCCTCCTGCGCGTGGTGGACAACCTGTGGATGGATCAGATCGATGCGATGGATCAGTTGAAGGATGGTATTGGACTGCGGGGTATCGGCCAGCAGGATCCTGTGGCGGCTTATGCTCAGGAAGGCTTTGATATGTTCGAGCAGATGATTGCGGAGATCAAGGCGGAGACCGTCAGCAACTGCTACAGCGTGACGCTGCAGACGGAGACCGACCGTCACACCGTCATCCAGATCGGTGGCGAAAAGAAAGAAGAAAACGTGGATCGAGGCATCCTGGCGGCTATGCAGGGCGGCAGCGGCGCTGCCGAGGAGGATGCGGAGATCCCCGAGCGAGAGTTCAAGCAGGAGACCGTCCGCCGCGACCGCCCCAAGGTGGGCCGCAACGATCCCTGCCCCTGCGGCAGCGGCAAGAAATACAAGAACTGCTGCATGCAGAAGGACCTGGAAAGAGAAAGAGGCATGTAAATGTTGATATTTGATCCTATCCGGCAGGAACTGCCGGAGGTGAAGAAGATATTGAAGGAGACCGGAGAGGCTCTGAAGGTGGATGAATTGAGAGAGGAAGCGAAGGCTTTGTCCGAGAAGACCATGGAGCCGGGCTTCTGGGATGATCCGGAGGCAGCTCAGAGCCTTCTCAAGAAGAAAAGCAGCCTGGACGCGAAGATCGAGAAATATGAGAAACTGGGGACCGGATTCGCTGACATCAACGACATGATCGAGTTGGTGGAAGAGATGGAAGACGAGGACGAAGCTGCCAGTGTGGTAGAGACCTATGAGGAACTGAAGAAACAATTGGAGGAATTCCGGCTGGAGACACTTCTGAACGGCAAGTACGACCACAACAGCGCAGTCCTGTCGCTGCACGCGGGTGCCGGCGGTGTGGAAGCCATGGACTGGGCGGAGATGCTGCTGCGCATGTACACCCGGTGGGCGGAGCAGCGGGGCTACAAGGTGAACGTGGTTGACCTGCAGGACGACACCGAGGCGGGCATCAAGAGCGCCACCTTCATCGTGGAAGGGGAGAACGCCTACGGCTACCTGAAGCACGAGAAGGGGGTCCACCGGCTGGTGCGGATCTCGCCCTTTAACGCGGCGGGGAAGCGGCAGACTTCTTTTGCGGCGCTGGAGGTCATGCCGGAGATCGACGATGATATCGAGGTGACCATCAATCCGGAGGACATCCGGGTGGATACCTACCGAAGCAGTGGCGCCGGCGGCCAGCATGTCAACAAGACAGACTCGGCCATCCGTATCACCCACCTGCCTACCAACATCGTAGTCACCTGCCAGAACGAGCGGAGCCAGCACCAGAATCGTGAGGTCGCCATGAAGATCCTCATGTCCAAGCTCATTGATCTGGCAGAGCAGCAACATAAGGAAGACCTGGCGGAGATCAAGGGTGACTTCTCTCAGATCACCTGGGGATCCCAGATCCGTTCCTACGTGTTCCAGCCTTATACTATGGTGAAGGACCACCGTACCGGCGCCGAGGTGGGGAACGTCAGTGCCGTCATGGATGGGGCACTGGATCATTTTATCAATGAGGAACTGAAGGTATTGAAGTAAGAGAGGTGAAGGAGCATGAGAACCAAACAAAAGAACAACGGAAAATCCAAGGTTATGGCTCTGGCGGTGCTTCTGCTCTGCCTGCTGGTAGCCCTGGGCATGAGCGCATGCGGAAGCTCCCAGGAGGCAGCCCCGGAGGAGGGAAGCCAGCCTGCTGCGGAGGAGACAACAGAAGATGGAACTGACGCAGGAGAATCAGCAGAGAAAGACACACAGAAGAAAAAGATCGGAGAGGAGGCGGCGCTGAAGATCGCCATGGACGATGCCAAGGTGAAGGCCTCTGACCTGGATTCCACCAATGCGCAGTTTGAGATCGATGACGGCCTGGAGTACTACGAGGTAGAACTGCGCGCATGCAGCACGGAGTATAGCTACGAGATCGAAGCGTATACCGGAGAGATCATCGACAAGGATCTGGATTACGATGATGGGGAGTAAGCCGGGCGGTTACGCCTCAGGTCAGTGATCGGGGAATGGCGGGGTTTTTCACAAAGCCCCGTTTTTCTTCTTGTAACAGGGCTCGACGAAAAGGTGTTTGTCATCAGAAGGCAGAAGATGGGCGGGCAGCCTATAGAGAGAGGGAAGTAAGAGTATGAATATCAACAGGAAATTAGCAGAAGAATTCCACATACGTGAGAGCCAGGTGGAGGCCACCATCAAGCTCATCGACGAAGGGAGTACCATCCCCTTCATCGCCAGATACCGGAAGGAGGTCACAGGCAGTCTGTCCGACGAGGTCCTGCGAGATCTGGATACGCGGCTTTCGTATCTCCGCAGTCTGGAGGAGCGGAAGGCAGAGGTGAAGAAGCTCATCGAGGAGCAGGGGAAGCTGACACCGGAGCTCTCCGAGGAAATCGAGAAGGCAGAGGTGCTCCAACGGGTAGAAGACCTCTACAAGCCATTCAAGCAGAAGAAGACCACCCGGGCAGGCAAGGCGAAGGCGCGGGGCCTGGAGCCTCTGGCCATGAAGATCTACGCCCAGTTAGACACAGAGGGGGATCCGCTGGAGGTGGCCGAGAGTTTTGTGGATCCAGAGAAGGAAGTGGAGACACCGGAAGCTGCGCTTCAGGGCGCGTTGGACATCATCGCGGAGATGATCGCTGACGATCCGGACATGACCGAGGAGCTTCGTGCTTACACCTGGGAGCATGGGAAGATCGCCACAGCAGCGGTTGATCCGGAGGAGAAGACCCCCTACGACATGTACTATGACAGCAGCGAGCCCATCGCCAAGATGCCCAATCACCGGGTGCTGGCGGTGAATCGAGGCGAGAAGGAAAAGAAACTGAAGGTGAAGGTGGAGATCGAGCCGGCACCACTTCTGAAGAAGATCGGCAAGAAATTCTTCCGGCGTCGGAGCATCTACACAGAGCTGCTGGAGGCTACCGCAGAGGATGCCTACAAACGTCTCATCGCTTCTTCGGTGGAGCGGGAAATGCGAAATCGACTGACTGAGCGGGCGGAGGCAGATGCGGTGAAGGTCTTTGCTAAAAACACGGAGAATCTGTTGATGGTGCCCCCGGTGAAGGATAAGCGGATCATCAGCATCGACCCAGGCTATCGTACCGGCTGCAAGGTGGCGGTGCTGGATGGCACCGGAAAACTGCGGGCTTATACCACCATCTATCCCACCCAGCCCCGCAATGATGTGGCTGGGACTGAGAGAGTGCTCACCAAGATCATCGAGAAGTATGGTTGCGACGTGATCGTCATCGGCAATGGAACCGCTTCCAGAGAGACAGAGGAAGTGGTGGCGAACTTCCTGCGGAAACACGACTGGCCCATCCAGTACACCATCGTCAACGAGGCGGGAGCATCGGTGTATTCCGCTTCCAAGCTGGCCTCAGAGGAGTACCCGGATCTGGATGTGACCACCCGGGGCGCAATGTCTCTGGGAAGGCGTCTGCAGGATCCGCTGGCGGAACTGGTGAAGATCGATCCCAAACACATCGGCGTAGGTCAGTACCAACACGATATCAATCAGAAGATGCTGGACACGGCCCTCACAGGTGTGGTGGAGAACTGCGTTAACCGGGTAGGGGTGGATCTGAACACTGCCTCACCTTCCCTGCTGTCCTATGTGGCCGGCATCAACATGGGGATCGCCAGAAATATCGTGGCTTACCGGGAGGAGAATGGCCGGTTCACCGGACGACGTCAACTGCTGAAGGTGGCTAAGCTGGGGCCCAAGGCCTACGAGCAGTGTGCCGGCTTCCTGAGAATCAGCGGTGGGAAGGAACCCTTGGACGCGACAGCGGTGCATCCGGAATCCTACAAGGTCTGCGAGGCCATGATGGCCAAGCTGGGTGTGGAGAAATCCGCCATCACCGCAGGAGGCGCAGAGGACCTTGATGAGAAGATCGCGGAGGCCTATCCGGCCAAGAAGATGTCCCAGAGCATCAACCTGATGGCCGAGGATCTGGGGATCGGCAGACCAACGCTGATGGACCTCATCGATGAACTAAAGCGCCCCGCCAGAGACCCCCGCGAGGACGCTCCGCCGGTGATCTTCCGCAATGATGTACGGGAGTTTGACGATCTGGAGCCGGGCATGGAACTGACTGGAACCGTGCGGAACGTGGTAGATTTCGGTGCATTTGTGGACATCGGCGTCAAGCAGGATGGGCTGGTGCATATCAGTCAGCTCTCCAACAAGTTCGTCAAACACCCCATGGATGTGGTCGCTGTGGGGGACACGGTGAAGGTGAAGATCCTCTCCGTGGACAAAGACCGCAAGAAGATATCGCTGACAATGAAGGTATAATTCATGAAATACAAAGCAGTACTATTGGATTTTGACGGTACCATCGCCGATACCACCCGGCTCATTGTGGATTCCTGGCAGCACACATACAGGACGCTGACAGGCAGGGAAGGGGAAGAGGAGTTCATTCTCTCCACCTTCGGGGAGACCCTACGGGACAGCCTGCAGATGGCCTTCCCGGAGCACGATGTGCAGGAGGCGGTGGATGTCTACAAGAGTTATCAGATGAGCCTCCAGGAGAGCGCCTGGTTTCTGTTCCCCGGAATCAGGGAGATGCTCCGCGCGCTGAAAGAGCAGGGGTGCCTGGTGGGAGTCGTTACCTCCCGCACCGGGAGCACCTGCAGGCAGGGGCTGGCCAGCTGTGGGATCGAACAGTATATCGACGCGCTGGTGACCTGTGATGACACGACGGCCCATAAACCCGATCCGGAGCCGGCGCTGATCGGTCTGGGGCTGCTTCGCGGGCAGGAGGGCAGTGGTTCCCCAGAGGGTGTTCTGACGGCAGAGGAAGCGTTGTTTGTGGGGGACACCCGGTTCGATATCGACTGCGCTCACAACGCCGGTATTCCGGCAGCGCTGGTGGCCTGGTCGGCGACCATGAAAAAAGAAGATCCGGTGCAGACCTGGCCGGCGGAGTACTATCTGGAGTCCCCGGAACAGCTGGTGGAGATCCTCAGGGGGTAGAGT contains:
- the ilvN gene encoding acetolactate synthase small subunit; translation: MKGIFSVLVENQAGVLSQISGLFARRGFNIDSLAVGETEHHDVSSMTIVSTGSERTIDQIGKQLNKKLDVIKVRRLEELQCVSREMMLIKVGYTAANRSSLVELCLINDAKIVHMSPRHMMIQITAEPDEIENFIELVRMYGIKEIQRTGTVALSKE
- the secA gene encoding preprotein translocase subunit SecA codes for the protein MSLLEKIFGDLNKREVKKVEKIAAKVETFDEAMQALTDEELKAKTQEFRDRLAAGETLDDILPEAFAVCREGAWRSIGLKHFHVQIIGGIVLHQGRIAEMKTGEGKTLVATLPVYLNALEGKGVHVVTVNDYLAKRDSEWMGKVYSFLGLTVGCVIHGISEEERRDAYMADITYGTNNEFGFDYLRDNMVTYEEELMQRELHYAIVDEVDSILVDEARTPLIISGQGTKSTDLYRKADKFVKELTKDQDFEVEEKDQQVSLTDEGVSKAEAFFGLDNFGDPQNMEINHNVLQALKANNLMERDVDYIVKDGEIVIVDEFTGRLMFGRRYSNGLHQAIEAKEHLRVRSESKTLATITLQNLFRMYDKLAGMTGTAKTEEDEFRDIYNMDVVVIPTNKPVIREDKPDAVYQKERGKFHAIADRVAEVHQTGQPVLVGTISIEKSELISDLLRKKGIQHNVLNAKQHEKEAEIVAEAGRKGMVTIATNMAGRGTDIILGGNPEFEAKREMRKKGYSEEAINFATGFARSEDQELLDAREAYQEYYEEFKKERDVEHDEVVELGGLCIIGTERHESRRIDNQLRGRAGRQGDPGQTQFFISLEDELMRLFGGERMQNMVARMGLEEDEAIEAKMLSRSIESAQKKVEGRNFGIRKYVLQYDNVMNKQREIIYNERRKVLMGEDLREYITNMTHDLIDSVIDPITMESKYPEEWDFEAMNKGLRRIVRSFRGKDEYSTDELVRMDADSLKEDVYQQFEAMYQAKEAEIGLEPMREVERMILLRVVDNLWMDQIDAMDQLKDGIGLRGIGQQDPVAAYAQEGFDMFEQMIAEIKAETVSNCYSVTLQTETDRHTVIQIGGEKKEENVDRGILAAMQGGSGAAEEDAEIPEREFKQETVRRDRPKVGRNDPCPCGSGKKYKNCCMQKDLERERGM
- the prfB gene encoding peptide chain release factor 2, which codes for MLIFDPIRQELPEVKKILKETGEALKVDELREEAKALSEKTMEPGFWDDPEAAQSLLKKKSSLDAKIEKYEKLGTGFADINDMIELVEEMEDEDEAASVVETYEELKKQLEEFRLETLLNGKYDHNSAVLSLHAGAGGVEAMDWAEMLLRMYTRWAEQRGYKVNVVDLQDDTEAGIKSATFIVEGENAYGYLKHEKGVHRLVRISPFNAAGKRQTSFAALEVMPEIDDDIEVTINPEDIRVDTYRSSGAGGQHVNKTDSAIRITHLPTNIVVTCQNERSQHQNREVAMKILMSKLIDLAEQQHKEDLAEIKGDFSQITWGSQIRSYVFQPYTMVKDHRTGAEVGNVSAVMDGALDHFINEELKVLK
- a CDS encoding HlyC/CorC family transporter gives rise to the protein MQAQELGKYIAAMVFFLILSAYFSATETAFTSVNRIRLKNAANDGDQKAKRVLRLTDRYDDLLSTILVGNNIANIANTAIATVFFVKLCGVYGPTVSTVVMTLVVLIFGEISPKSLAKEYPEKFANLSAPLIGGLMALFAPINWIFSQWKKLLMVIFKVNSDKGITEEEIKTMVEEAETEGNILSEQSELIQNAIEFNDLEAWDVLTPRVDIQAIDIEDSEEEVGALFKDTGFSRMPVYEDDLDKILGVLNQKDFHNFIVGTEKTISDYVKPVVFVAGSMKCADLLRKMQAKKSQIAIVVDEYGGTEGLVTMEDIIEELVGEIYDEHDEVESDEITRLQDGSYRILGHTNVEKMFDFFDEEIEMDATTVNGWVVRELDRLPKAGDAFAYDDGGQIYHVKVTKADNRKALEINLKVEEKQEEETEERGRSSK
- a CDS encoding PepSY domain-containing protein, which produces MRTKQKNNGKSKVMALAVLLLCLLVALGMSACGSSQEAAPEEGSQPAAEETTEDGTDAGESAEKDTQKKKIGEEAALKIAMDDAKVKASDLDSTNAQFEIDDGLEYYEVELRACSTEYSYEIEAYTGEIIDKDLDYDDGE
- the ilvB gene encoding biosynthetic-type acetolactate synthase large subunit — protein: MTGAEAMVKCLEAEGITTIYGYPGVAIAPFYDGLYDSSIEHVLVREEQSAGHAASGWARVSRKPAVCVTTSGPGATNLITALATCYADSIPVVAITGQVSSDLLGRDVFQEADITGATESFTKYRYLVKNVNDIPRIFKEAFYIASTGRKGPVLIDVPIDIQMAPLKREFNYEEIEVSIRGYKPPGNKGNKQQMRKVIAAINKATRPLLCAGGGVILGDGEEQVRAFCEKYSIPLVHTMMGMGVMPKKHPLYFGMLGNNGKPYANKAVVNSDLLIIVGARIADRAVAKPGNLERQAKIIHIDIDTAEIGKRLGPTIPLVGDVKDIFNQLAEEDIHIDTREWLGELNSIKHGTVDTRVFSDKLVNPNYLVQELSGRMEEDAIYVADVGQNQLWSADNYVMKSGRFLTTGGMGTMGYSIPAAIGAKMCQPDKQVVAVCGDGAFQMAMNELATARVNNVPLKVVIVRNRVLGLVREYQMNTYKARYEGISLYDLPYYDKIAEAYGMEYLHIENNDEVIPTIEKFLAMEEPCLMVVEVADDNNVK